Proteins found in one Sorghum bicolor cultivar BTx623 chromosome 1, Sorghum_bicolor_NCBIv3, whole genome shotgun sequence genomic segment:
- the LOC8080581 gene encoding uncharacterized protein LOC8080581 has product MSGWSWLCCGRSKAGGSDVRLPEPFQLPAPLPDWPQGGDFAKGTICIGELDVVNITKFRNIWTCSDATFYEPEGIPDGFHCLGHYAQQNDRPLQGFLLVAREVASHQVINSKPALEKPLDYSLVWTSADLNEDDNSECGCIWLPCPPNGYKALGYVVTKGPKKPSLEAVRCVRDDLTDTCDNFRSIVNMDNACQIWKTRPCHRGVRGHGIPVGTFSCATDSTDSDESSTPCLKNVDPNLRSMPNLEQINALIKHYGPTVFFHPQETYLPSSVSWFFENGATLYKKDAKMGDAILPGGLNLPVGGTNDGEYWIDLPDDDRKELVRDGNLKSAELYAHVKPAYGGTFTDIAMWVFCPFNGPATIKVSFASFALQKVGRHIGDWEHFTLRVSNFSGELSSIYFSQHSGGEWVEACDLEFISGNKAIVYSSRNGHASYPHPGCYLMGSEKLGVGVRNDVARSDLSVDSSTQYKIISAGHLGDAVVEPCWLQYMREWGPAVTYSSRSEIDTALSFLPFFLRYTVEAIFNSLPAELYEEEGPTGPKEKNNWEGDERC; this is encoded by the exons ATGAGCGGGTGGAGCTGGCTCTGCTGTGGCCGATCCAAAGCCGGAGGCAGCGATGTCCGGCTCCCCGAGCCCTTCCAGCTGCCGGCGCCCTTGCCCGATTGGCCGCAAG GAGGGGATTTTGCTAAGGGCACAATATGCATAGGAGAGCTTGATGTTGTAAATATTACCAAATTCCGCAATATATGGACCTGCTCAGATGCTACATTTTATGAGCCAGAAGGAATTCCTGATGGTTTCCACTGCCTTGGGCACTACGCCCAACAGAATGACCGCCCCTTACAGGGATTTCTTCTTGTGGCAAGGGAAGTGGCTAGCCACCAAGTTATTAATAGCAAGCCCGCCCTTGAGAAACCATTAGATTACTCCCTTGTTTGGACCAGTGCTGACTTAAATGAAGATGACAACAGCGAATGTGGTTGCATCTGGTTGCCATGTCCACCGAATGGGTATAAAGCCCTTGGCTATGTGGTTACTAAAGGACCAAAGAAGCCCTCACTGGAAGCAGTTCGATGTGTGCGAGATGACCTAACAGACACATGTGACAATTTCCGTTCAATTGTAAATATGGATAATGCATGCCAGATTTGGAAGACAAGGCCTTGCCACCGAGGAGTGAGAGGGCACGGTATACCGGTTGGTACTTTCTCCTGTGCAACTGATTCAACAGATAGCGATGAATCAAGCACTCCCTGCTTGAAAAATGTTGACCCAAATTTGAGATCCATGCCTAATTTAGAGCAGATCAATGCTCTGATCAAGCACTATGGCCCAACTGTTTTCTTCCACCCACAAGAGACATACTTACCATCATCAGTTTCTTGGTTCTTTGAGAATGGAGCGACATTGTACAAGAAAGATGCAAAAATGGGAGATGCAATACTCCCTGGTGGCTTGAACCTGCCTGTTGGTGGGACAAATGATGGTGAGTACTGGATTGATCTCCCTGACGATGACAGGAAGGAGCTTGTCAGAGATGGCAATCTGAAGAGTGCTGAGCTATATGCTCATGTGAAGCCAGCTTATGGAGGGACCTTCACTGACATTGCAATGTGGGTATTTTGCCCATTCAACGGGCCTGCCACTATCAAGGTTTCATTTGCAAGTTTTGCTCTACAGAAAGTCGGTAGGCATATTGGAGATTGGGAGCATTTCACCCTCCGAGTGAGTAACTTCTCAGGTGAGCTGTCATCTATCTACTTCTCGCAGCACAGTGGGGGTGAATGGGTTGAAGCTTGTGATCTGGAGTTCATCTCTGGGAACAAAGCAATTGTTTACTCGTCGAGGAATGGGCACGCAAGCTACCCCCACCCTGGCTGCTACCTGATGGGGTCTGAGAAGCTTGGCGTCGGAGTTAGAAACGATGTGGCCCGAAGTGATTTATCAGTGGATTCGAGCACGCAGTATAAAATCATCTCAGCAGGGCATCTCGGAGATGCTGTTGTGGAACCATGCTGGCTGCAATACATGAGGGAGTGGGGACCCGCAGTCACGTACAGCTCACGTTCAGAGATAGACACGGCGCTTAGCTTCTTGCCGTTCTTTCTCCGGT